The following proteins come from a genomic window of Vidua chalybeata isolate OUT-0048 chromosome 2, bVidCha1 merged haplotype, whole genome shotgun sequence:
- the SLC10A2 gene encoding ileal sodium/bile acid cotransporter, protein MQTNFLSQQFNAGSLAENSTACPANATICDGTSCILTGDNFNQTLSVVLSTVLTIMLALVMFSMGCNVEIKNFLGHIKRPWGIFVGFLCQFGIMPLTAFLLSLAFNVLPIQAVVVMIMGCCPGGTASNVIAYWVDGDMDLSISMTTCSTLLAMGMMPLCLFIYTKMWTDADAIVLPYNSIGLSLVALVIPVSVGIFVNHKWPSKAKIILKVGSIVGAVLIVLIAVVGGILYKGSWIITPKLWIIGTIFPAAGYTLGFFLARLAGLSWNRCRTVSLETGMQNTQLCSTIVQLSFTPEQLELMFTFPLIYSIFQLLFALLILGGYRLYRRHHVKTKTDVEKTAQKEDSKSSAKINGGFVSDEMK, encoded by the exons atgcagaCAAACTTTCTTTCCCAGCAATTTAATGCTGGTTCTTTGGCAGAAAACTCCACGGCTTGTCCAGCAAATGCTACTATTTGTGATGGCACCTCTTGTATATTGACAGGAGATAATTTTAATCAAACTTTGAGCGTAGTTTTAAGTACTGTTCTAACAATCATGCTGGCTTTGGTGATgttctccatgggctgcaaTGTGGAAATTAAGAATTTCTTGGGCCACATAAAAAGACCCTGGGGTATATTTGTGGGTTTCCTTTGCCAGTTTGGAATTATGCCTCTCACAGCCTTCTTGCTCTCTTTGGCCTTTAACGTCCTTCCTATTCAAGCTGTCGTGGTGATGATCATGGGATGCTGTCCGGGGGGCACAGCCTCGAATGTCATTGCCTACTGGGTGGATGGAGACATGGACTTAAG CATCAGCATGACAACTTGCTCCACGCTGCTTGCAATGGGAATGATGCCACTTTGTCTCTTTATTTACACCAAAATGTGGACTGATGCTGATGCAATTGTACTCCCCTATAACAGCATTG gACTTTCTCTGGTAGCTCTTGTAATTCCTGTTTCGGTTGGAATATTTGTCAACCACAAATGGCCTAGTAAAGCGAAAATCATACTTAAG GTAGGTTCCATTGTGGGAGCAGTGCTCATCGTGCTCATTGCTGTGGTTGGGGGAATACTCTACAAAGGCTCCTGGATTATCACACCAAAATTATGGATCATTGGCACCATATTTCCAGCGGCTGGCTATACTTTAGGATTCTTTCTGGCTCGTCTAGCTGGTCTGTCTTGGAACAG GTGTCGTACCGTGTCTCTGGAAACAGGCATGCAAAACACTCAGCTATGTTCCACTATAGTACAGCTCTCATTCACTCCTGAACAACTTGAACTGATGTTTACTTTCCCACTCATCTacagcattttccagctgttGTTTGCACTACTAATTTTAGGAG GCTACCGTCTTTACAGAAGACACCATGTCAAAACAAAGACAGATGTTGAGAAAACTGCACAAAAAGAGGATTCAAAATCAAGTGCTAAAATAAATGGAGGATTTGTATCAGATGAGATGAAATAG